In the genome of Acidobacteriota bacterium, one region contains:
- a CDS encoding extracellular solute-binding protein — MPSTLSLTTGLVYVFLYTPIVVLVALSFNSSRFSTIWQGFTWRWYALAWQDAELIASLRASLIVAFMTTLFATIIGTAAAIGLARYRIKFKRAAEGLIFLPVIIPEIVIGFATAGLFGMLGFAFGLGTIIAAHVAFSISYVVFIVRAKLVTLDRSLEEAALDLGATRWQTFLRVTLPLILPAITSAALLVFTLSLDDYVITSFVAGPGSATLPLKIYSMVKTGVTPEINAISTVLLVVTMMLVLVSERLASGRHSRWTLGAAACGFAVLVVFALGGQAQRARGGELNVFIWSNYLPDSVIAEFERRYDAKLNVELYDSNEALLAKLQSGGVSYDIIVPSDYMVTVLREQGLLQELNRDVLTNFSNLDPQFVGLPYDQTNQHSIPYMWGTTGIAYRKDKVTGNIDSWAALWDIRYKDRIAMLDDVRETLGAALKFLGKSENSTDAGEVQAAAGLLLEQKPLVKAYDSGGFDQMLLSGDAWIAQAYSGQIAKAIAENPAIGYVIPKEGCTIFVDNMCVPRNSFHKELAHEFINFVHEAKTAAAIANGTGYSSLNLAARSLIRPDLLTNEAAYPPRDALERCEFIKEIGPMIVVYDRWWTEIKSR, encoded by the coding sequence TTGCCCTCAACCCTAAGCCTAACCACTGGTCTCGTGTACGTGTTTCTCTATACGCCGATCGTCGTGCTCGTGGCTTTGTCCTTCAATAGCTCCCGCTTCAGCACGATCTGGCAAGGCTTCACCTGGCGATGGTACGCACTTGCCTGGCAAGACGCCGAACTCATCGCGTCGCTTCGGGCCAGCCTTATCGTTGCGTTCATGACTACGCTGTTCGCCACGATCATCGGGACGGCGGCGGCGATTGGGCTGGCGCGTTATAGGATTAAGTTCAAGCGCGCGGCTGAAGGGCTGATCTTCCTTCCAGTCATCATCCCCGAGATCGTCATAGGCTTTGCAACGGCCGGGCTGTTCGGCATGCTCGGCTTTGCGTTCGGGCTCGGCACCATCATCGCAGCCCACGTTGCGTTCTCGATTTCATACGTCGTGTTTATCGTCCGAGCGAAGCTGGTAACTCTCGATCGCTCGCTTGAAGAAGCAGCGCTGGATTTGGGCGCAACCCGCTGGCAAACCTTCCTCAGAGTCACCCTGCCTCTGATCCTTCCCGCCATCACGTCGGCGGCGTTGCTCGTGTTTACGCTCTCTCTCGACGACTATGTGATCACGAGTTTTGTAGCCGGTCCCGGAAGCGCGACGTTGCCGCTCAAGATCTACTCGATGGTTAAGACCGGCGTGACGCCGGAGATCAACGCAATTTCGACCGTGCTGCTGGTGGTCACGATGATGCTCGTTTTGGTTTCGGAACGACTGGCATCGGGGCGGCATTCGCGTTGGACATTGGGAGCAGCGGCTTGCGGCTTCGCCGTGCTGGTTGTGTTCGCTTTGGGAGGCCAGGCGCAGCGGGCAAGAGGCGGCGAGCTGAACGTCTTCATATGGTCAAACTATCTTCCGGATAGCGTCATCGCGGAATTCGAACGCCGTTATGACGCGAAGCTCAACGTCGAACTCTATGACTCCAACGAGGCTCTGCTTGCGAAGCTGCAATCAGGCGGCGTGAGCTACGACATTATTGTGCCGAGCGACTATATGGTTACGGTGCTTCGCGAGCAAGGACTGCTTCAAGAGCTGAACCGCGATGTGCTCACGAACTTCTCTAACCTCGACCCGCAGTTCGTGGGGCTGCCCTACGATCAGACAAATCAGCATTCGATTCCATACATGTGGGGAACTACGGGCATCGCATATCGGAAAGACAAAGTCACTGGAAACATCGATAGCTGGGCGGCACTGTGGGACATCCGGTACAAGGACCGGATAGCTATGCTTGACGACGTGCGCGAGACGCTCGGCGCGGCGCTTAAGTTTCTTGGGAAGTCCGAGAACAGCACCGACGCGGGCGAGGTGCAGGCGGCAGCCGGGTTGCTGTTGGAGCAAAAGCCGCTGGTGAAGGCTTATGACAGCGGCGGCTTCGATCAGATGCTCCTCTCCGGCGATGCGTGGATAGCCCAGGCGTACAGCGGTCAGATCGCCAAGGCGATTGCCGAGAATCCCGCGATCGGCTATGTGATCCCGAAGGAAGGCTGCACGATCTTCGTTGACAATATGTGCGTCCCTCGAAACTCGTTCCACAAGGAGCTGGCGCACGAGTTCATCAACTTTGTGCATGAAGCGAAGACCGCGGCAGCAATCGCGAACGGCACGGGCTACTCATCGCTGAACCTGGCCGCGCGTTCGCTGATTCGTCCCGACCTACTAACCAACGAGGCAGCTTATCCGCCGCGCGATGCGCTCGAGCGCTGTGAGTTCATCAAAGAGATCGGCCCGATGATTGTTGTCTATGACAGGTGGTGGACGGAGATTAAATCGAGATGA
- a CDS encoding MotA/TolQ/ExbB proton channel family protein: protein MTIPVGFALSLIQSTQTQTSTFFELLLRASPIAKGVLILLLVFSIYSWAIIITKWLWLRDAEKETKAFLSRFQRGGKLSEFHQATDPDGRSPLVRVFTAGYDEINNQLAEAGGQVRSIDALSRVLQSATIGEVSQMERRLTWLATTANASPFIGLFGTVVGIIIAFHGLSTASASSIQAVAPGIAEALIATAAGIAAAVPAAIFYNHFLNRIKALTAIIDRFSLELINLVERHYVKANV, encoded by the coding sequence TTGACGATACCTGTTGGGTTCGCACTCTCTTTGATTCAGTCCACTCAAACTCAGACCAGCACCTTCTTCGAGCTCTTGCTGCGCGCCAGCCCTATCGCCAAAGGAGTCCTGATTCTGTTGCTGGTGTTCTCGATTTACTCGTGGGCGATAATCATCACGAAATGGCTCTGGCTTCGCGACGCCGAGAAGGAAACGAAAGCATTCCTCTCCCGATTCCAACGCGGAGGCAAGCTGTCCGAGTTTCATCAAGCTACAGATCCCGATGGCCGTAGTCCGCTCGTGCGAGTGTTCACGGCCGGTTACGACGAAATAAACAATCAGCTAGCTGAAGCCGGCGGCCAGGTTCGGAGCATCGACGCGCTCAGTCGAGTCCTCCAATCGGCAACCATCGGCGAAGTCTCACAGATGGAGCGGCGGCTGACCTGGCTGGCTACTACCGCAAACGCTTCTCCGTTCATCGGACTGTTTGGGACGGTCGTCGGAATCATCATTGCGTTTCATGGTTTGAGCACCGCGTCGGCTTCTTCAATTCAGGCGGTGGCGCCTGGAATCGCAGAGGCGCTGATTGCAACCGCTGCTGGAATCGCCGCTGCCGTGCCCGCCGCGATCTTCTACAACCATTTCCTGAACAGGATCAAGGCGCTGACAGCAATTATCGACCGGTTTTCTTTGGAGCTGATCAACCTTGTGGAGCGGCATTACGTCAAAGCGAATGTGTAG
- the ubiE gene encoding bifunctional demethylmenaquinone methyltransferase/2-methoxy-6-polyprenyl-1,4-benzoquinol methylase UbiE produces the protein METQASNLGPSSKALRVRSMFAEIAPRYDFLNHALSLNIDKRWRRLVIKTVAGRLRLPGAMALDLCCGTADLSLELGALAPTFGVDFCHPMLQIGAKKVRRAALPIELIEGDALSVPFADSLFDVVTVAFGLRNLDDPESGLREIYRLVKPGGRCVVLEFSHPHLPVFRNLFHFYFTRLLPLIGSAVSGSRFAYQYLPDSVQKFPGQKELAAMMEAVGFSDISYYNLFGGVASLHLGEK, from the coding sequence ATGGAAACCCAGGCAAGTAATCTCGGGCCGAGCAGCAAAGCCTTGCGAGTGCGCTCGATGTTTGCAGAGATCGCTCCGAGATACGACTTTCTCAATCATGCGCTGTCGCTGAACATAGACAAGCGCTGGCGCAGGCTTGTAATCAAGACGGTAGCCGGCCGCCTGCGCCTTCCCGGCGCGATGGCGCTCGATCTTTGTTGCGGGACGGCCGACCTGTCGCTTGAGCTAGGGGCTCTGGCGCCGACTTTTGGCGTCGACTTCTGCCATCCAATGCTGCAAATCGGCGCCAAGAAGGTTCGACGGGCGGCGCTTCCGATCGAGCTTATCGAAGGAGACGCGCTAAGCGTGCCTTTCGCCGATTCGCTGTTCGATGTCGTGACCGTGGCATTCGGGCTCAGAAACCTGGACGACCCGGAATCGGGGCTGCGTGAGATTTATCGCCTGGTGAAGCCTGGGGGCCGCTGCGTGGTGCTCGAGTTCTCTCATCCCCATCTCCCGGTTTTCCGGAATCTGTTTCATTTCTATTTCACGCGGCTGCTTCCTCTCATTGGTAGCGCGGTGTCCGGGTCAAGGTTCGCTTATCAGTATCTGCCGGACTCGGTGCAGAAATTCCCCGGTCAAAAGGAACTGGCCGCGATGATGGAGGCGGTTGGTTTTTCCGATATCAGCTACTACAATCTGTTCGGTGGTGTTGCCTCATTACACCTTGGCGAAAAATAG
- a CDS encoding biopolymer transporter ExbD, with protein sequence MAFTDQRGRTQTSLSEINVTPLVDVMLVLLVIFMVTAPILQTGIEVNLPKTQETRTEQPKPKAVVVSIDKEGNVYLSTQAEAKQVNVNDLPALLSEKLGQSGERKVYVRGDGETPYRIIAYVLDVAKQAGADVSLVTEPTLKKK encoded by the coding sequence ATGGCTTTTACAGATCAACGAGGACGCACTCAAACTTCCCTTTCCGAAATCAACGTGACGCCGCTGGTTGACGTTATGCTGGTGCTCCTAGTCATCTTCATGGTGACGGCGCCGATTCTTCAGACCGGCATTGAGGTCAATCTGCCAAAGACCCAGGAGACCCGCACCGAGCAGCCGAAACCCAAAGCCGTTGTCGTCAGTATCGATAAAGAGGGGAATGTCTACCTCAGCACTCAAGCCGAAGCGAAACAAGTAAACGTGAACGATCTTCCGGCGTTGCTTTCAGAGAAGCTCGGCCAGTCGGGTGAGCGCAAAGTTTATGTGCGTGGTGACGGCGAGACTCCATATCGGATAATTGCGTACGTGCTGGATGTCGCCAAGCAGGCCGGGGCGGACGTGAGCCTGGTGACCGAGCCAACGCTGAAGAAGAAGTGA
- a CDS encoding DUF5343 domain-containing protein, whose product MAEKLPYVYSPGMLERALERMNQAATPPRFTRDFLNTKLSVKGGSANAIIPLLKKLGLIGTDGTPTQRYHRYRNPDYSRIALGEGIREAYANLYSVNEYAHDLDDNKLKNLIVEVTGRKKDDKVVQLTFSTFKVLRDRADFEATAPSSESDREDIAAVEPRMAENSRHGGGIGLNLGYTINLNLPATTDIKVFDAIFKSLREHLLRHE is encoded by the coding sequence ATGGCAGAGAAACTACCTTACGTATACTCGCCCGGAATGCTTGAAAGAGCGTTGGAGCGAATGAACCAGGCCGCGACTCCGCCTCGCTTCACGCGAGATTTTCTCAACACAAAGCTCAGCGTCAAAGGCGGATCGGCTAACGCTATCATTCCGCTCCTTAAGAAACTAGGGTTGATCGGGACCGATGGAACGCCTACGCAGCGCTACCATCGATACCGAAACCCTGACTACTCGCGAATTGCGCTTGGTGAGGGAATCAGAGAGGCCTACGCAAATCTCTACTCAGTCAATGAATATGCGCACGACCTTGACGATAACAAGCTTAAGAACCTGATTGTAGAAGTAACGGGCCGAAAGAAGGACGACAAAGTCGTGCAGCTGACTTTCTCGACATTCAAAGTACTTAGAGACCGAGCCGATTTCGAGGCAACAGCGCCTAGCAGTGAGTCGGATCGGGAGGACATAGCTGCTGTCGAACCTCGAATGGCAGAGAACTCACGCCATGGAGGTGGCATCGGATTGAATCTCGGCTATACGATAAACTTGAATCTGCCCGCTACGACGGATATCAAAGTGTTCGACGCGATTTTCAAAAGCCTACGTGAACATTTGTTAAGACATGAATAG
- a CDS encoding Swt1 family HEPN domain-containing protein, translating to MNRFRSIADGIKVFGMTNQLIETDLDQVEATLQIDLGRGLRSAAEADAQYYPQFDEKIRSEAAAMSRHYEIFYCLEKSIRTLIEESLEAVEGDKWWDSGRIPQKVGDAVRDRMQREKDAGVTLRSDEPIDFTTFGELGEIIKSNWPIFGAIFNSPKAVEKVMASLNMLRGPIAHCSPLAEDEVLRLQLSMRDWFRLME from the coding sequence ATGAATAGATTCAGATCAATCGCTGATGGTATCAAAGTCTTCGGTATGACAAACCAGTTGATCGAAACTGATCTTGATCAAGTCGAAGCAACCCTTCAAATCGATCTCGGCCGTGGCTTACGTTCTGCAGCAGAGGCGGATGCGCAGTACTATCCGCAGTTTGATGAGAAGATTCGATCCGAGGCCGCCGCCATGTCGCGACATTACGAGATATTCTACTGTCTGGAAAAGTCGATACGGACACTGATCGAAGAGTCACTAGAAGCGGTGGAGGGCGACAAGTGGTGGGACTCCGGACGCATTCCGCAGAAAGTAGGCGACGCTGTACGCGATAGAATGCAACGGGAAAAGGACGCCGGAGTGACACTCCGATCCGACGAGCCTATTGACTTCACGACGTTCGGCGAACTCGGCGAGATTATCAAATCCAACTGGCCGATTTTCGGAGCCATCTTCAATAGTCCGAAAGCGGTTGAAAAAGTCATGGCGAGTCTCAATATGCTTCGAGGTCCAATCGCTCATTGCAGTCCGCTTGCGGAAGATGAGGTCCTTCGGCTGCAACTGAGCATGCGCGACTGGTTCCGGCTTATGGAGTAG
- a CDS encoding pitrilysin family protein has translation MGLKKWAALASVSAGVLPLSLWFSLGVHGSVLVRGNPGPQTSPFVLPIVKRDSLLNGLQLITLEQQSTGSVSAHLRINSGGLFDLAAKGGLADITAGMLLKGGGGLNARNVADTVEQLGLAVTVTTGWDSTDIVTSGPPESLDAIFDLLGKLVITPSFDQKELEMLKAARTATLVKEGQDDSVAVRRKALEAVYGSHPFGRPARGTPESIAQITRPDLVYFHNRFYIANNAELLVRGDATAEQVTRLARSKLGAWKKGERIPPTFKSLDAPPSRRVLLIDRTDEQPARAEIAQIGVSRRAEDYFAAVVMADVLHQQASNITAVHSGTTITSDLEARLLAGPFIVSIKSAPSDLTGDLDVVLDTMTRMQTSVSTNERVESAKAKLIASMAERLKTTAGATEVILDIETYGLGRDYVIRFAERVNSITPADVQRAAQTYLKPRSVTIVIAGSANRFESQMKKLGTVAVLK, from the coding sequence TTGGGATTGAAGAAGTGGGCCGCGCTTGCGAGCGTTTCTGCGGGCGTATTACCGTTATCGCTATGGTTCAGCCTTGGAGTTCACGGTTCCGTCCTGGTGCGTGGCAATCCTGGTCCTCAAACCTCTCCGTTCGTGCTGCCGATCGTTAAGCGGGATTCACTGCTAAACGGCCTTCAGCTCATAACGCTGGAGCAGCAGAGCACCGGCAGCGTTTCCGCCCATCTGCGTATCAACAGTGGCGGGTTGTTTGATCTTGCCGCAAAGGGCGGGCTCGCGGACATAACCGCGGGCATGCTGTTGAAAGGCGGCGGTGGATTGAACGCGCGGAATGTCGCTGACACCGTCGAGCAGTTGGGCCTGGCGGTGACGGTCACGACCGGATGGGACTCGACTGACATCGTGACCAGCGGTCCCCCCGAATCGCTCGATGCGATCTTCGACTTGCTCGGCAAGCTTGTGATAACGCCGTCATTTGACCAGAAGGAACTGGAGATGCTCAAGGCCGCGCGAACGGCAACTCTTGTTAAGGAAGGACAGGATGATTCCGTGGCCGTAAGGCGCAAGGCTCTGGAGGCCGTTTACGGGTCACACCCGTTTGGCCGTCCCGCGCGTGGAACGCCGGAATCGATCGCGCAAATAACCCGGCCGGATTTGGTCTACTTTCACAACCGGTTTTATATCGCTAATAACGCTGAGTTGCTGGTAAGAGGCGATGCAACCGCCGAGCAGGTGACTCGCCTGGCCAGATCGAAGCTGGGCGCGTGGAAGAAGGGCGAGAGGATCCCGCCGACATTCAAGTCGCTGGATGCGCCGCCATCGCGTCGCGTTCTCTTAATTGATCGCACAGACGAACAGCCGGCGAGAGCCGAGATAGCTCAGATTGGTGTTTCAAGGCGAGCGGAGGACTACTTCGCCGCGGTAGTAATGGCCGACGTGCTTCATCAGCAGGCGTCCAACATTACTGCGGTGCATTCGGGTACAACGATCACCAGCGATCTCGAGGCTCGGCTGCTTGCGGGGCCCTTCATTGTGAGTATCAAGTCGGCGCCGAGCGATCTGACCGGCGACCTGGACGTTGTGCTCGACACAATGACCCGGATGCAGACCAGCGTCTCAACAAACGAACGTGTGGAATCAGCAAAGGCGAAACTGATTGCGTCGATGGCCGAGCGGCTCAAGACGACCGCGGGAGCCACAGAGGTCATATTGGATATTGAAACCTACGGACTGGGCCGCGATTACGTGATACGATTCGCCGAGCGGGTCAATTCAATCACGCCGGCCGATGTCCAGCGCGCCGCGCAGACTTACTTGAAGCCGCGGTCCGTGACTATAGTAATCGCCGGTTCCGCCAACCGATTCGAGAGTCAAATGAAGAAGCTCGGTACGGTCGCCGTGCTGAAGTAA
- a CDS encoding TonB C-terminal domain-containing protein codes for MESLVTFRKEVEVGERSPRLGVVLSVALHLIIFAALFVAFNRVVSSEIVAAGPGEGGEGGGGSIEVGVADSSAILGFAKPQPVSYVGDTNDPINNARVESVRTPDANSEALLPPTEKVIPDPKSLKTDRPVVNQQEKIFTGKEERGRSTNPTAQVGRTFGSPTPAALIGGVGIGSGGGVGGGTGLPGGSEYGRRIQAILGRNYTPPAIDSGGIQYVVILIKISRDGRILSLSGGRVAPSYIRQRSANAQVNYAAERAVIASDPLPPFPSGFLPSAQEATAEVWFRYPK; via the coding sequence ATGGAATCGCTTGTCACTTTCAGGAAAGAAGTTGAAGTCGGCGAAAGGTCGCCGCGCCTGGGCGTTGTCCTGTCCGTAGCCTTGCACCTGATCATCTTCGCTGCGTTGTTCGTGGCGTTCAATCGAGTCGTTTCCTCTGAAATCGTAGCCGCGGGTCCGGGCGAAGGCGGCGAAGGCGGAGGCGGCTCAATCGAAGTCGGGGTAGCCGACAGTTCGGCCATACTCGGGTTCGCAAAGCCTCAGCCGGTCTCTTATGTTGGCGACACGAATGATCCGATCAACAACGCACGGGTCGAATCCGTTCGCACACCGGACGCGAATTCCGAAGCGCTGCTTCCCCCAACCGAAAAAGTTATTCCGGACCCGAAGTCGCTCAAGACTGATCGGCCGGTGGTCAATCAACAGGAAAAAATCTTTACTGGCAAAGAAGAGCGCGGACGCTCGACGAATCCAACTGCGCAGGTTGGCCGCACTTTCGGCAGCCCTACACCTGCGGCGCTGATCGGAGGCGTTGGAATTGGCTCTGGCGGCGGGGTTGGCGGCGGCACCGGGTTGCCCGGAGGATCTGAGTATGGCCGCAGGATTCAGGCGATCCTCGGTAGAAACTACACGCCGCCGGCGATCGATTCGGGCGGAATCCAGTACGTCGTGATACTGATTAAGATCTCACGAGACGGCCGGATACTTTCCCTCTCCGGCGGCCGAGTAGCGCCTTCTTACATCAGGCAGCGCTCAGCAAACGCGCAAGTGAACTACGCGGCCGAGCGAGCGGTGATCGCATCTGATCCGCTGCCGCCGTTTCCCTCAGGGTTCTTGCCTAGCGCGCAAGAAGCGACCGCTGAAGTTTGGTTCCGGTATCCGAAGTGA
- a CDS encoding metallopeptidase TldD-related protein, with amino-acid sequence MTFHLTKEFAAGVAQQSVERGASAAEVVIRQRTEFSVGVRLGEVETLKESTDRGLGLRILIHGRQSSVSGSDFSRDALTSLIDEAVELARLTSPDETAGLPDPQELATSVPNLDLYDEAIEKLSTEEQIEMALRAERAAQEFSVQIINFDGGGFDSAYGSVVLANSLGFAGEFQTTSCSLASVPVAAEDGKMQRDYWYDVRRKLSEMDSPEEIGITAARRTLRKLGGRAVPTQSVPVVLEPNMARDLLGDIFNAASGESIFRKASFLVGQLGEQVASRRLTVIDDGSMPRGLGSRPFDGEGLPTRRTVVIREGVLESYLLNTYTARKLGLRSTGNAGRGLSGATGVEAGNLYIEPGPYSPDEIIKSVTKGLLITELLGFGVNIVTGDYSRSASGIWIENGELTFPVQGVTIAGNLKEMLSSIEMIGNDLDFRGSVVSPTLLIGRMTIGG; translated from the coding sequence ATGACATTCCACCTTACTAAAGAATTCGCGGCCGGCGTCGCCCAGCAATCTGTAGAGCGAGGAGCGAGCGCCGCTGAAGTAGTAATAAGGCAGAGGACGGAGTTCTCTGTTGGAGTAAGGCTCGGGGAAGTGGAGACGCTTAAGGAATCAACAGATCGGGGACTCGGTTTGAGAATCCTGATCCACGGACGACAGTCCTCGGTTTCCGGTTCAGACTTCAGCCGCGATGCGCTGACTTCGCTGATCGATGAAGCAGTCGAGTTGGCGCGACTCACCTCGCCGGATGAAACCGCAGGTCTGCCAGATCCTCAAGAGCTTGCCACGTCCGTTCCTAACCTGGATCTGTACGACGAAGCGATCGAGAAGCTTTCAACCGAAGAGCAGATCGAGATGGCGTTGAGAGCGGAGCGCGCGGCGCAAGAGTTCAGCGTTCAGATAATAAACTTCGACGGTGGCGGATTCGATTCGGCATACGGTTCCGTGGTTTTAGCGAACTCACTGGGTTTTGCCGGCGAGTTTCAAACCACCTCGTGCTCGCTTGCCTCGGTGCCGGTCGCCGCGGAAGACGGGAAGATGCAGCGCGACTATTGGTACGATGTGCGGCGCAAGCTTTCGGAGATGGACAGCCCTGAAGAGATCGGCATCACGGCAGCCAGGCGGACCCTTCGCAAACTCGGCGGGCGAGCGGTGCCGACGCAATCGGTGCCGGTGGTGCTCGAGCCGAACATGGCGCGCGATCTGCTCGGCGATATCTTCAATGCGGCATCCGGAGAATCGATCTTTCGAAAGGCAAGCTTCCTGGTCGGGCAGCTTGGCGAACAGGTCGCGAGCCGGCGGCTGACCGTTATTGACGACGGGTCCATGCCGCGGGGGCTCGGGTCGCGACCGTTCGACGGCGAGGGACTGCCGACGCGGCGCACCGTTGTGATAAGGGAAGGCGTGCTCGAGAGTTATCTGCTGAACACCTACACCGCGCGCAAGCTGGGTCTCAGGTCGACGGGAAACGCGGGGCGCGGCTTGAGTGGCGCCACGGGCGTCGAGGCTGGGAACTTGTATATCGAGCCGGGGCCGTATTCACCGGACGAGATCATCAAGTCGGTGACAAAGGGCCTTCTGATTACCGAACTGCTTGGGTTTGGCGTGAATATCGTCACCGGCGATTACTCGAGATCGGCCTCGGGAATCTGGATCGAGAACGGCGAGCTGACTTTTCCCGTTCAAGGGGTGACGATCGCGGGAAACCTGAAGGAGATGCTCAGTTCGATCGAGATGATCGGGAACGATCTTGATTTCAGAGGCAGCGTTGTCTCGCCGACGCTGTTGATTGGAAGGATGACGATAGGAGGATGA
- the tldD gene encoding metalloprotease TldD, producing MSTDAIKFFFDRYGLTDGDIDKLLATALARGGDYADLYFEYRVANSVNIEEQIVKQAAKSIAQGVGVRVIIGDKTGYAYTDEIAFDAIRHAAETASHIARSGGSKRLEGVNATPTALNLYPVEVPVSSIELSRKIELIKRGDRAARGADPRIREVQSSVNDEMKYVMIASSDGRLAGDVQPLARFGISCIADDDGNLQVGRAGGGGRVGIDFFETEMTPDHFAREAARQAIIQLDAVATPAGTMEVVLGPGWPGILLHEAVGHGLESDFNRKQTSAFSGLIGQRVASERCTVVDDGTIPDRRGSLNIDDEGEPTSRTVLIEDGILRAYMSDYLNAGLTKSARTGNGRRQSYKHMPLPRMTNTFMLAGLDAKEDIIRSVKRGLYAVQFGGGQVDITSGEFAFSASEAYLIEDGKVTAPVKGATLRGNGPQSLKHVTAIGNDLELDPGVGVCGKDGQNVPVGVGIPTIKISEMTVGGTQK from the coding sequence ATGAGCACAGATGCAATCAAGTTTTTCTTCGATCGGTATGGCCTCACCGACGGCGATATCGACAAGCTACTCGCGACTGCACTGGCGCGCGGCGGTGACTATGCGGATTTGTACTTCGAATACAGGGTTGCAAACAGCGTCAACATCGAAGAACAGATCGTCAAACAGGCCGCAAAGTCAATCGCCCAGGGTGTTGGCGTGCGCGTGATCATCGGCGACAAGACAGGCTATGCTTACACCGACGAAATAGCCTTCGACGCAATCCGTCACGCGGCCGAAACCGCAAGCCACATAGCTCGCAGCGGGGGGAGCAAGAGACTCGAGGGTGTGAACGCGACGCCGACCGCGTTGAACCTGTATCCAGTCGAGGTTCCCGTGTCGTCGATTGAACTGTCGAGAAAGATCGAGCTGATCAAACGCGGGGATAGAGCGGCGCGCGGAGCCGACCCGCGCATACGAGAGGTGCAGTCATCAGTCAACGACGAAATGAAGTACGTGATGATCGCCTCTTCCGATGGGAGGTTGGCCGGTGACGTCCAGCCGCTGGCGCGATTCGGCATCTCGTGTATAGCCGATGACGACGGCAATCTTCAGGTCGGCCGCGCGGGAGGGGGTGGCCGCGTCGGTATTGACTTCTTCGAAACCGAAATGACCCCGGACCACTTCGCCCGCGAAGCGGCGCGTCAGGCGATCATCCAACTGGACGCGGTCGCGACTCCCGCGGGAACGATGGAAGTCGTGCTGGGGCCAGGCTGGCCGGGCATACTGCTTCACGAGGCTGTCGGCCACGGTCTGGAATCGGACTTCAATCGAAAACAAACTTCGGCCTTTTCCGGCCTCATCGGACAGCGCGTTGCCTCAGAGCGTTGCACCGTGGTCGACGACGGCACGATTCCCGATCGCCGCGGGTCGCTCAATATTGACGATGAAGGCGAGCCAACAAGCCGGACAGTGTTGATAGAGGACGGGATCCTCCGAGCTTACATGAGCGACTATCTGAACGCCGGTCTGACGAAGTCCGCGCGAACCGGAAACGGACGAAGGCAAAGCTACAAGCACATGCCGTTGCCGCGAATGACCAACACGTTCATGCTCGCCGGCCTGGACGCAAAAGAAGACATAATTCGCTCGGTCAAGCGAGGGTTGTATGCCGTACAGTTTGGAGGCGGACAGGTCGACATCACCAGCGGTGAGTTCGCGTTCAGCGCGTCCGAAGCCTACTTGATCGAAGATGGAAAGGTGACCGCACCGGTAAAAGGCGCAACGCTTCGCGGGAATGGACCTCAATCTCTCAAACACGTGACGGCTATCGGCAACGATCTCGAGCTCGATCCCGGTGTAGGCGTATGCGGTAAGGACGGGCAAAACGTGCCGGTCGGAGTTGGTATCCCGACTATCAAGATAAGCGAAATGACGGTCGGTGGCACGCAGAAATAA